GAACCTTGAGAGCCTTGTTCTTGCCGAGTGTCCCATTAGATCTCTTGCGCTTGCCGAAGAAAATCGCAATTACGATGAGAGAAGTTCTCCGTGTCAAGCGATTCCGACTTTTGTCGAGCAGTCTAAGGAAGAAGATGAAAACGAAAACGTCCCTTCAGAATTCATGATGGTCCAAGAAACAGAGCCTCAAGAAAATGGCGAGGTGAGGGTGAAAACCATgcctgaaaaaatatttggaaaagAAAACTGCACTGCCTACAACAGAAGCGAGAGTGAGTGCGAAAGTGGTAACAAAATTCCATCCTCGCATGATCCATTTAGAATGTTAAGATTTCTTAACGTCAACGGCACATTATTGTCAACTTGGGATGACGTTGAGAGACTTGCGCGGTTTCCTGCCCTCAAATCTCTGAGGATGCAAGGCTGTCCACTCTTTGAGGTAATCATATTATCTAGGTCTATCAAGCTAGCATGGACTCGTCCATCAGGCATTGACTTATTATTCaagcaacaaaatttatttatggtgCTAAATTTGTTGcttttttgttgttaattagtttcTCTATTTAGAATATTGTTGCTTGTTTAGATTCCgagaaatcaataataatgacCGTCTGAGATGGGCTCTGCCACTGCTAGCTTGATATGCCTATATTATCTTAATGTCCGAAAAATTGAGATGTCAATAATGAGAATATAATCTAAGTGAAGTCAAttagttgataaattaattatttaatttttatttacagagTCCTCGAGAGTACACCGAGCACGAGAGACGGCAGCTTCTGATAGCAAAACTTCCAAACGTAGAAACGCTCAATGGCGGCGGGGTTATATCTTCGCAGGAACGCGAGGACGCTGAGCGAGCATTTATTCGGTACTACATGGACAAACCGGAAGCGGATAGGCCTGAAAGGTTTTTATCAATTGTCATTACTAAAGACGGAGGCCATGGCGGCGTTTCATGACTCGTAATTAATgggtgttttttttaattgaatcgTTTCAAGGTACGCTGAGCTTGTTGGTATTCATGGAAAATTAGATCCGTTGGTCAGTGTTGACCTCACGCCAGAAAAACGTGTCAAAGTAAAGTTTACCTATGGCGATCTCGTTGAggtaaattatttgatttatttgggATAATTAACTTTACAAGAAATCtaattatgttaaatgttTCAGGTGCGGTGTGTAGATGTCTATAGAACTGTTTTTGAGCTAAAAACAAAACTAGAGTCGATGGTTAAAATTCCTGCCAATAGAATGAGACTTTTTTACGTTGACCAGGTAAAATGTATtctgtattaataattataaagcttaatttttcacaatgttttattttggtaatgaaaagaaaattgaGCTTGAAGCAAAATCCTCACAATCTGACTGCTGATggtttaagtaattaaaaatctataaatgtGTAAAAAGCTAGAATATTTATGGTTTAATTAACGTTAttacttgtttatttttggatGTTTTTATTGACCAAAGTAATCaatcagaattttaatttaaaaactgataattaatgatataatttaattactaggTTATGAAAACTCAGTACGGTCCAGAGGAAATGCTGTACCCCAATAAACAGCTGTACCGATACAACATTAGAAATGGAGATGAAATAATCATAGACAGCAAGCTGAACCGCTTTGTGTCTTCATCTTCAAGCACATCCTCCATACGGTCTTaagatgaataaaaaaaataaaccaacAGCTGGATAAACTCAACTAAAATGTTCTGTCGTAatgaacattatttttatcaactgCTGCGATTGCGATCGTACTTGCTGTGAAAAGCATAGCCGTTATTCTCTCTAGTGGATGTTTCGGAGCTCGACAATGATATAACCAGATGATGATAATGACGATTATGACGGTGGTGATagcgataataaaaaatgtcaaagcCAATAGTTTAGGactgtagaaatttttaagtgttACGTTGGCTACCGTATTTGTTACTCTGATATCGTTGCTcgtttattaatgaaaatcgCATCAGccctatataaatataaatactatatatataacataataataatataataactgATACAAATTAAAGTTTCACTCGTGTACGAAACAAAAGATTTTGTTGAACCTGTTCTCGAGTTTAGAATCATtattacattaatatttaatataatagtaTAATAACATGATAGTATTCTAATTCTCGACTGTCAATATATTATCATATTGATTAATCAAAGtatataaaactatttttgtataataacGATAAAAGCCATCCCACTAGACGTTATCACTCTAATTATAATCGAGAATTGGCTATCATTTCATAAACTCGAGAGagctgaagaaaaaaaaataataatttgtctATCAATGTGTTAACGTTTCTTTTTAACTGTGGAATTGCAACCAGTTTATACCAATAcatatttgtaattataatctGTTGCGTGTCCACGTGATTCCACTGGCTGTGACAAGTTTATTTAGTcaaattgattataataatcGCCGCCGCCAACAACGAATGTAATAACgtttcattattgttattattttatatttttattttatttagaatcgATCAGTGTCGTAGGTCGTCTGGATATTACACATATAAAAAGAAGTATGTTAAACCGTTGtgttcatttaattaaatcgcTTTCACGTGTTCCACCACCAGGTACTGCCAACAAATTAATAACCacagaaaattaatattaaaataaaaatgaataaaacatattaataaaacaaaaaagctATCACGATTCAAACAAAGAAAGCGgttttatgttttaataaaatctatgAAGACAATAgacttttattgtaaataccAACGTATACAATCACTACTTTTTGTGCCTGTCTCATTATTATTCAGACGCACCGCAACACTGCCCTGTAAATATAGTCGTCAgccaattttatttcttttttcaacTGAGCACAATGCAACAAAAGTAAACagagatgtttttttttttttttttttttttttaactcggAAGCAATCAtactcaaaatttaaaatttaattgtttattaatctTTTATGGAGTACTTGATGGATTATCTATGTAGATAATatgattattaaatagaaagtaaaagaagaCAAATATGGTggtttgaagaaataaaagacGGGAAGCCTTGCTTCCACGTCTAGTGTTACAAAATTATTGGATGAATtaaaccgttttttttttgtgctgGCGCAAATATGTACGTactaacaaattaataatttgtaagaataaatatataaccttatacaataataattataattattatcagtctcattatttattataaatcactagtttttatgtaaatttaacttttagccctattttataaacaattattaaaatcaatatttttaaatttatattttaatagatAAATGAATAACTtgatactttttaataaatattcaggCATGTTAAGCAATATTTACctccaataaataataaatattaaaaatacaaatattgattttaaaaattgttaaagtaAGTatgactaaaaaataaatgatcatAAAAACTGgtaatagtattataattattataattttaataaatattcaggGCATCCAGGTGTACTGAAGTGTACGGGTGTTCTCTTACGTAATAGATGTATGTTGTCACATAGGCGATGGTTTAGAATACGGTATAACATTATCATCACCCCTTGAAAAATACCACGAGCTTCGAGCTGCGAGGGTAAGTATATCCGGATCGATTGTCAAGCTTCATCCACTGGCGCCACATTCGAGCTCACGGCTGATAAAATGTCCAATATAGAACAACGTCGTGTTGGTTTAGCTTGCGCGTCGACTCCATGACCAACCACCCTACACTCATtctatatacacacacacacacacacacacacacacacacacacacacacacacacacacacacacacacatatatatatatatatatatatatatatatatctacaaAAATCTACATATATCTATGTGCATGCTTTACTACACCCTCGCTTTACTTTTTTCAGTCGCGTACGAGCAGCGTGCGAGAGTGCCGTGTGCGGAGTTACCACCAAGGGTGCTCGCGCGTCGTTTAGTCGGAGGAAAGTGCTGATGCCCAAGTGCCTGACGATGAGTCTCTGGTCCTcgtaaaaatgtaaatagagTGGTTGTGTGAGGGGAGTGGGGCCTGGGGCTTGTATActctctttttttaaaattcaccgATAACATtacatcattatcattatcactattattattattcatcattgTTGATTATAACATTAATAGTAGCTTTAGTTACTAACGATACTagcgtaattttttattcaaatggtataattttttataaataaacggCATTGATTGTCGTTGATAAtactcaaatttatttgtaacaaCCGAAGCTAATTGGAGATCAGACTCGTCTGCCTAGTTACAGACTAGAGCTATTCAATTCTCATTCCTCAAGCCGATGAGGAACATAAAATTACTATTATCATTGCTATTACTGGATCAAATCTCATTCTGATTGAagagaaattcttaaaaaaagacACACTGAGTCTGGGACAACTATTAGGGCGAGCCGTGTGTCGTTTGTCGATGCACACATTTCATGGAAGGCATGGAATAGTCGATCGATTTAAAGTGCACCAGGAAGGGAGATTTAACGAGGGTAAGTTTCATCTAttcaccaatttttttttttttttatctatttttattttatttaattatttaatcatttattcatttattatacattttttttagttttatttaccCGATAGAGAAGTGCGTTGATTAGTACCAAGTACTTTGTATGAAGGATTGTTTCTTGAATTTGGATTGTCAAGTAGTCCTTCTGTACTTATTCGTACAAGGACTCTCAAAGGAATATGTATACTTGGGATGAGTAGAATGAGCAGGCGCGAATGCTGACCAAGGTATCACAACAGAATGTTTCCTCGCGTGTGAACCTCTTGAT
The sequence above is drawn from the Cotesia glomerata isolate CgM1 linkage group LG4, MPM_Cglom_v2.3, whole genome shotgun sequence genome and encodes:
- the LOC123264123 gene encoding tubulin-specific chaperone cofactor E-like protein, whose protein sequence is MPSLLEALELKYGSTAGDCSECSLTDEETELSGSPKNAALSVSIFIPKKSPRHTVPALLVLQDCDIECAGNDAEKLRNKCKNVEELDLAQNKLSQWDEVFGILEHMPKIKFVNLSFNSLAEALEVKHARYESLRNLVLNGTRISWATVQDLVRLLLNLEELHLSLNEFKTVDLDHRKPENINKSLKKLHFTGNPVESWSEICKLGYSFSNLESLVLAECPIRSLALAEENRNYDERSSPCQAIPTFVEQSKEEDENENVPSEFMMVQETEPQENGEVRVKTMPEKIFGKENCTAYNRSESECESGNKIPSSHDPFRMLRFLNVNGTLLSTWDDVERLARFPALKSLRMQGCPLFESPREYTEHERRQLLIAKLPNVETLNGGGVISSQEREDAERAFIRYYMDKPEADRPERYAELVGIHGKLDPLVSVDLTPEKRVKVKFTYGDLVEVRCVDVYRTVFELKTKLESMVKIPANRMRLFYVDQVMKTQYGPEEMLYPNKQLYRYNIRNGDEIIIDSKLNRFVSSSSSTSSIRS